In Pseudomonas deceptionensis, a single window of DNA contains:
- a CDS encoding MATE family efflux transporter — MSSSLLADWRDRPTHRRVWALAAPMILSNISVPLVALVDSTVIGHLPHAHQLGAVAVGASMYIFLAWMMGFLRMGTTGFSAQAAGRGDGTALRQILVQGLLLSVLLSMLLGAIATPFSTVALSVMQPSAELHELTLDFFHTRLFGLPAALASYALVGWFLGTQNARAPLAILLTTNLVNIALNLWFVLGLDWGVVGAARASVIAEWSGALLGLWLTRGALRKFPGTLVLAALTVWQNWKPLLGVNRDIFIRSLMLQSVFFAITLQGARLGDATVAANVLLLNGLLLAAHALDGLAHAVEALCGHAIGARDRIALRRSMVVACGWSLLASVAFALLFLFGGHLFIEMQTDIPSVRETAFQYLPYLALLPLIAVWSYLLDGLFIGATRAREMRNAMVISVIIALPVAWALHGYGNHGLWISFLLFMVLRSLTLGVYAWRMQRRDEWFTPRAAS; from the coding sequence ATGTCATCTTCTCTATTAGCCGACTGGCGCGACCGCCCGACCCACCGCCGGGTATGGGCGCTGGCGGCGCCGATGATTTTGTCGAATATCTCTGTACCGCTGGTGGCGCTGGTCGACAGTACGGTAATCGGCCATTTGCCCCACGCCCATCAGTTGGGCGCCGTGGCGGTAGGCGCCAGCATGTACATCTTCCTGGCCTGGATGATGGGCTTTTTGCGCATGGGCACCACCGGGTTCTCCGCCCAGGCTGCCGGGCGCGGGGACGGAACGGCGTTACGCCAGATCCTGGTGCAGGGCTTGCTGCTCAGTGTGCTGCTGTCGATGCTGCTGGGGGCGATCGCCACCCCTTTCAGCACCGTGGCGCTGAGTGTGATGCAGCCCTCGGCCGAGTTGCATGAGCTGACTCTGGATTTCTTCCATACCCGGCTGTTTGGCCTGCCCGCCGCGCTGGCCAGCTATGCACTGGTGGGCTGGTTTCTGGGCACGCAAAACGCCCGCGCGCCGCTGGCGATCCTGCTGACCACCAATCTGGTCAACATCGCGCTGAACCTGTGGTTTGTACTGGGGCTGGACTGGGGCGTGGTCGGCGCGGCGCGTGCCTCGGTGATTGCCGAGTGGAGCGGCGCCCTGCTCGGTCTGTGGCTGACTCGCGGTGCACTGCGCAAATTCCCGGGCACGCTGGTGCTGGCCGCCCTGACCGTTTGGCAGAATTGGAAACCGCTGCTGGGGGTCAACCGCGATATTTTTATCCGCAGCCTGATGCTGCAATCGGTGTTTTTCGCCATCACCTTGCAAGGCGCACGCTTGGGCGACGCCACTGTGGCGGCCAATGTGCTGCTGCTTAATGGTTTGCTGCTGGCCGCCCACGCACTGGATGGCCTGGCCCACGCCGTTGAGGCGCTGTGCGGGCACGCCATCGGCGCCCGTGACCGCATCGCATTGCGCCGCTCGATGGTGGTGGCCTGCGGCTGGTCATTGCTGGCCAGCGTAGCCTTTGCGCTGTTGTTTCTGTTTGGCGGGCATCTGTTTATCGAGATGCAGACTGACATCCCGAGCGTGCGCGAAACCGCCTTCCAGTACCTGCCGTATCTGGCACTGCTGCCGCTGATTGCGGTGTGGAGTTATTTGCTCGACGGCCTGTTTATCGGCGCCACCCGCGCCCGGGAAATGCGCAACGCAATGGTGATCAGCGTGATTATCGCCCTCCCCGTTGCCTGGGCACTGCACGGCTACGGCAACCACGGGCTGTGGATAAGTTTTCTGCTGTTTATGGTGCTGCGCAGCCTGACCCTGGGTGTTTATGCGTGGCGCATGCAGCGCCGGGACGAGTGGTTTACGCCCAGGGCCGCAAGCTGA
- a CDS encoding alpha/beta hydrolase — protein sequence MSNTFKRVIGLACAGLMGWLLSACSPLSIINGLTPVSTFDKTSDIAYGADPRQTLDIYRPKQPAPGAPVVVFFYGGSWNSGSRSDYLFVGEALASRGITAVIADYRLYPQVRYPEFLVDGAQAVGWTYRHIGEYGGNPQRLYLMGHSAGAYNVAMLALDAQWLKAAGLSPANVRGWIGLAGPYDFLPIKDEAVRPVFFYPDSPPESQPIHHVSREAPPALLMAARSDTLVNPTRNTGGLANALRGVHVPVQELYFSRTSHVTLVAALSRPLRWLAPVLDNVSDFVTRTP from the coding sequence ATGTCGAATACCTTCAAGCGTGTCATCGGGCTGGCCTGCGCCGGACTGATGGGCTGGCTGCTCAGTGCCTGTTCGCCGTTGAGCATCATTAACGGCCTGACGCCCGTCAGCACTTTCGACAAAACCAGCGACATTGCCTACGGCGCAGACCCACGGCAAACCCTTGATATCTACCGTCCCAAGCAGCCCGCACCCGGCGCACCAGTGGTGGTGTTCTTCTATGGCGGCAGTTGGAACAGCGGCTCGCGCAGTGATTACCTGTTTGTGGGCGAGGCGCTGGCCTCGCGGGGGATAACTGCGGTTATTGCCGATTACCGACTTTATCCACAGGTGCGTTATCCGGAGTTTCTGGTAGACGGTGCGCAGGCGGTGGGCTGGACGTATCGGCACATTGGCGAGTATGGCGGTAACCCCCAGCGTCTGTACTTGATGGGCCACAGCGCTGGGGCCTACAACGTCGCGATGCTGGCCCTGGATGCGCAATGGTTGAAGGCGGCCGGCCTGAGCCCGGCCAATGTCCGTGGCTGGATTGGTTTGGCTGGGCCATACGACTTTTTGCCGATCAAGGATGAGGCCGTCAGGCCGGTATTTTTCTACCCGGACTCACCGCCCGAGTCGCAGCCGATTCACCACGTCAGCCGAGAGGCGCCACCGGCATTGCTGATGGCTGCCCGCAGCGATACGTTGGTCAACCCGACCCGAAACACAGGCGGTTTGGCCAATGCACTGCGCGGGGTGCATGTGCCGGTGCAGGAGCTGTACTTTTCGCGCACCAGTCACGTGACACTGGTGGCGGCGCTTTCACGGCCGCTGCGCTGGCTGGCACCGGTGCTGGATAACGTCAGCGACTTTGTTACCAGAACCCCGTAG
- the speA gene encoding arginine decarboxylase produces MSVRRTRKDDGSQWTVADSRSVYGIRHWGAGYFAINEAGRVEVRPNGPNSSPIDLYEQVDELRKTSGLSLPLLVRFPDILQDRVRQLTGAFDSNIERLEYQSKYTALYPIKVNQQEAVIENIIATKDVSIGLEAGSKPELLAVLALAPKGGTIVCNGYKDREFIRLALMGQKLGHNVFIVIEKESEVDLVIEEAASLKVKPQVGLRVRLSSLASSKWADTGGEKSKFGLSAAQLLSVVERFRAAGLDQGIRLLHFHMGSQIANLADYQHGFKEAIRYYGELRNLGLPVDHIDVGGGLGVDYDGTHSRNASSINYDMDDYAGVVVGMLKEFCDAQSLPHPHIFSESGRALTAHHAMLVVQVTDVEKHNDDVPVIDNKEILPETVQWLVDLLGPTDIEMVTETYWRATHYMSDIAAQYADGKITLAEKALAEQCYFAVCRRLHNSLKARQRSHRQVLDELNDKLADKYICNFSVFQSLPDTWAIGQVLPILPLHRLDEEPLRRAVLQDLTCDSDGKIKQYVDEQSIETSLPVHGLNEGEDYLLGIFLVGAYQEILGDMHNLFGDTDSVNIYQNADGSVYHAGIETHDTIEDMLRYVHLSPEELMNHYRDKVASANISAKERTQYLDALRLGLTRSSYLSSH; encoded by the coding sequence ATGTCCGTACGACGCACACGCAAAGACGATGGCAGCCAATGGACAGTTGCGGACAGCCGCAGCGTTTATGGGATTCGCCATTGGGGGGCCGGGTATTTCGCGATCAATGAAGCCGGTCGCGTAGAAGTCCGTCCGAACGGCCCGAACAGCTCGCCCATCGACCTGTACGAGCAAGTCGACGAACTGCGCAAGACCAGCGGTTTGTCCTTGCCGTTGCTGGTGCGTTTCCCGGATATCCTGCAAGACCGTGTACGTCAGCTGACCGGCGCCTTCGATTCCAATATCGAGCGCCTGGAATACCAGAGCAAGTACACCGCGCTGTACCCGATCAAGGTGAACCAGCAAGAAGCGGTGATCGAGAACATCATCGCCACCAAAGACGTGTCGATTGGCCTTGAAGCCGGCTCCAAGCCTGAGCTGCTGGCCGTGTTGGCGCTGGCCCCCAAGGGCGGCACCATCGTCTGCAACGGTTACAAGGACCGCGAATTCATCCGTCTGGCGCTGATGGGCCAGAAGCTGGGCCACAACGTCTTCATCGTGATCGAGAAAGAGTCCGAAGTAGACCTGGTGATCGAGGAAGCCGCCTCGCTCAAGGTCAAGCCACAAGTGGGCCTGCGCGTGCGTCTGTCGTCCCTGGCATCGAGCAAGTGGGCTGACACCGGCGGCGAGAAATCCAAGTTCGGTTTGTCTGCCGCGCAATTGCTGTCGGTGGTTGAGCGCTTCCGCGCTGCCGGCCTGGATCAGGGCATTCGCCTGCTGCACTTCCATATGGGCTCGCAGATCGCCAACCTGGCGGACTACCAGCACGGTTTCAAAGAAGCGATCCGCTACTACGGCGAGCTGCGCAACCTGGGCCTGCCGGTTGACCACATCGACGTGGGCGGCGGTCTGGGCGTGGACTACGACGGTACGCACTCGCGCAACGCCAGCTCGATCAACTACGACATGGACGACTACGCCGGTGTTGTCGTGGGCATGCTCAAAGAGTTCTGCGACGCGCAAAGCCTGCCGCACCCGCACATCTTCTCTGAAAGCGGCCGCGCCCTGACCGCGCACCACGCCATGCTGGTGGTGCAAGTGACCGACGTCGAGAAACACAACGACGACGTGCCGGTGATCGACAACAAGGAAATCCTGCCCGAAACCGTGCAGTGGCTGGTGGACCTGCTGGGTCCGACCGACATTGAAATGGTCACCGAAACCTACTGGCGCGCCACGCACTACATGAGCGACATCGCCGCCCAGTACGCCGACGGCAAGATCACCCTGGCGGAAAAAGCCCTGGCCGAGCAGTGCTACTTCGCTGTGTGCCGCCGCCTGCACAACTCGTTGAAAGCGCGTCAGCGTTCCCATCGCCAAGTGCTGGACGAGCTCAACGACAAGCTGGCAGACAAGTACATCTGCAACTTCTCGGTATTCCAGAGCCTGCCGGACACCTGGGCCATTGGCCAGGTACTGCCGATCCTGCCGCTGCACCGTCTGGATGAAGAGCCGCTGCGTCGCGCCGTACTGCAAGATCTGACCTGCGACTCCGATGGCAAGATCAAGCAATACGTCGATGAGCAGAGCATTGAAACCAGCCTGCCGGTTCATGGTTTGAACGAAGGCGAAGACTACCTGCTGGGCATCTTCCTGGTGGGCGCTTACCAGGAAATCCTGGGTGACATGCACAACCTGTTCGGTGACACCGACTCGGTGAACATCTACCAGAATGCAGATGGCAGCGTTTACCACGCCGGTATTGAGACTCACGACACCATCGAAGACATGCTGCGCTACGTGCACTTGTCGCCCGAAGAGTTGATGAATCACTACCGTGACAAAGTGGCCAGCGCCAACATCAGCGCCAAGGAACGTACCCAGTACCTGGACGCGTTGCGTCTGGGCCTGACCCGTTCGTCGTACCTGTCGAGCCACTGA
- a CDS encoding translation initiation factor Sui1 has translation MAKKAASFAALGGLVFSTDAGRHCPDCRQPVDACTCKQTLIPEGDGIARVRRESKGRGGKTVTTITGVPLAEDALKDLATALKKRCGTGGALKDGIIEIQGDHVELLLAELVKHGFKAKKSGG, from the coding sequence GTGGCCAAAAAAGCCGCATCCTTCGCCGCCCTTGGTGGCCTGGTATTTTCCACCGACGCAGGTCGTCACTGTCCGGACTGTCGTCAGCCGGTGGACGCCTGTACCTGCAAACAAACCCTGATCCCCGAAGGTGATGGCATTGCCCGCGTGCGTCGCGAAAGCAAAGGCCGTGGCGGCAAGACGGTGACCACCATCACCGGCGTACCGCTGGCCGAAGACGCGCTCAAAGACCTGGCCACGGCGTTGAAAAAACGTTGCGGTACGGGGGGTGCGTTGAAAGACGGCATCATCGAGATCCAGGGCGATCACGTCGAACTGTTGCTGGCCGAACTGGTCAAGCACGGGTTCAAAGCCAAGAAGTCCGGCGGCTAG
- a CDS encoding NUDIX hydrolase — translation MPISALEAAHRAASDLEMVAWVDRDDQLLGGLPRQQLRERGLIGRGTFILLFNSAGELCVHQRTLSKALYPGFWDVAAGGMVGVEESYAESAARELAEELGVSGIPLTPHERFYFEGEQNHLWCAVFSAVWDGPLQVQPEEVQQACFMPVDEALRLSEQQPYCPDSLDALKRYLAQINTL, via the coding sequence ATGCCGATTTCAGCGCTGGAGGCCGCACACCGTGCGGCCTCTGATCTAGAAATGGTGGCCTGGGTTGATCGCGATGATCAATTGCTGGGCGGTTTGCCCCGCCAGCAATTGCGAGAGCGGGGGCTGATCGGGCGCGGCACTTTTATCCTGTTGTTCAACTCTGCCGGTGAGCTGTGCGTGCATCAGCGCACCCTGAGCAAAGCGCTTTATCCCGGTTTCTGGGATGTGGCGGCGGGCGGCATGGTGGGGGTGGAGGAGAGCTACGCCGAATCGGCGGCCCGTGAGCTGGCCGAAGAGCTGGGGGTGAGCGGCATACCGCTGACGCCCCATGAGCGCTTTTACTTTGAAGGTGAACAAAACCACCTGTGGTGCGCGGTGTTTTCGGCCGTGTGGGACGGGCCGTTGCAGGTGCAGCCCGAAGAAGTCCAGCAAGCGTGCTTTATGCCGGTGGACGAGGCATTGCGCCTGAGTGAACAGCAGCCGTATTGCCCGGATTCGCTGGATGCACTCAAGCGCTATCTGGCCCAGATCAACACGCTGTAG
- a CDS encoding DUF2333 family protein yields the protein MLDWKKREGGARESVKETKTQSRGYFKSILLSRSIAVLVGIYALVCLGLGWYWSQEPDLFPVQQNAQVAAEKEGKQMVPGFTTVETLKSVAGTLLNKPGGYLSNDRFPPGIFLDNIPSWEYGVLVQVRDLTRALRKDFARSQSQSAEDADLAKAEPRFNFDNKSWMLPSSESEYQEGINSLSRYQARLSDPNQKNALFYARADNLNNWLGDVGTRLGSLSQRLSASVGRVKLNSALKTESLQPGQVPVVDEEVVETPWMQIDNVFYEARGQAWALSHLLRAIEVDFADVLAKKNATVSVRQIIRELEAAQEPVWSPMILNGSGYGVLANHSLVMANYISRANAAVMDLRQLLSQG from the coding sequence ATGCTGGACTGGAAAAAACGTGAGGGCGGTGCCCGCGAGTCGGTCAAAGAGACGAAGACACAGTCGCGTGGCTATTTCAAAAGCATTCTATTGAGCCGCTCGATCGCGGTGCTGGTGGGTATCTACGCGCTGGTGTGCCTGGGGCTGGGCTGGTACTGGAGCCAGGAGCCGGATCTGTTCCCGGTGCAGCAAAACGCCCAGGTGGCGGCCGAGAAAGAAGGCAAGCAAATGGTGCCGGGCTTCACCACCGTCGAGACCCTCAAGAGCGTTGCCGGTACGTTGCTCAACAAACCGGGCGGCTATCTGTCCAACGACCGTTTCCCGCCAGGGATCTTTCTGGACAACATTCCAAGTTGGGAATACGGCGTGCTGGTACAGGTGCGCGACCTGACCCGCGCCTTGCGCAAAGACTTCGCCCGTTCGCAGTCGCAGTCGGCGGAAGATGCGGATTTGGCCAAGGCCGAGCCGCGTTTCAACTTCGACAACAAGAGCTGGATGCTGCCGTCCAGCGAGTCCGAGTACCAGGAAGGCATCAACTCCCTGAGCCGTTATCAGGCGCGCCTGTCTGATCCAAACCAGAAAAACGCCCTGTTCTATGCCCGCGCCGACAACCTGAACAACTGGCTGGGCGATGTGGGTACCCGCCTGGGTTCCTTGTCGCAACGCCTGTCGGCCAGCGTTGGGCGGGTCAAGCTCAACAGCGCGCTGAAAACAGAAAGCCTGCAACCGGGCCAGGTGCCGGTGGTTGATGAGGAAGTGGTCGAAACGCCGTGGATGCAGATCGACAACGTGTTCTATGAAGCCCGCGGTCAGGCCTGGGCCCTGTCGCACTTGCTGCGAGCCATCGAAGTCGACTTTGCTGACGTGCTGGCCAAAAAGAACGCCACGGTCAGCGTGCGCCAGATCATTCGTGAGCTGGAAGCGGCTCAGGAGCCGGTCTGGAGCCCGATGATTCTCAATGGCAGCGGCTATGGCGTGCTGGCCAACCACTCGCTGGTCATGGCCAACTACATATCCCGCGCCAACGCGGCGGTCATGGACCTGCGTCAATTGTTGTCCCAGGGCTGA
- a CDS encoding response regulator encodes MTEQEDPSRERLKNHFAQRVTHQARQILEIWQRLQANEWSPAGLTELNDANLRLLRFADRFEQPEHTELARAINVALQDMEANHSRLSSPIITELNRLMQRLSRTGLRQGDLMAHICLPPLRKPVYILLHDLERAERLAKQLEFFELNAQAFGDLTTFRHAMAERHPAAIVMDVDFSGPGRGLELAAEAQIGLEQKLPLLFFSLHETDTPTRLAAVRAGGQAFLTGTLEASSLMEKIEVLTCVAQYEPYKVLIIDDSRAQALHTERLLNSAGIVTRTLIDPIQAMAELADFQPDLIILDMYMPTCTGTELAKVIRHNDRYVSVPIIYLSAEDDMDKQLDAMSEGGDDFLTKPIQPRHLITTVRNRAARARHLKARMVRDSLTGLYNHTHILQLLEDCTFRARRENRPLSFAMLDLDHFKHVNDGYGHPMGDRVIKSLALFLKQRLRKTDFIGRYGGEEFAIVMPDTDEQSAYKVLNQIRQRFAEIHYPAQPADLSCSFSAGVVQLQNDADSLQMASQADEALYRAKHNGRNQVQHFHQLRPNATICAELQESVTPL; translated from the coding sequence ATGACCGAGCAAGAAGACCCCAGTCGCGAACGCCTGAAAAACCACTTTGCCCAGCGGGTCACGCATCAGGCACGTCAGATCCTTGAGATATGGCAACGGTTGCAGGCCAATGAATGGTCCCCCGCAGGGCTGACCGAGCTCAACGACGCCAACTTGCGCCTGCTGCGTTTTGCCGACCGGTTCGAGCAGCCCGAACACACCGAGCTGGCACGGGCCATCAATGTTGCGCTGCAAGACATGGAGGCCAATCACAGCCGCCTGAGCAGCCCGATCATCACCGAGCTCAACCGCCTGATGCAGCGCCTGTCGCGCACCGGCCTGCGCCAGGGCGACCTGATGGCCCACATTTGCCTGCCGCCGCTGCGCAAACCGGTGTACATCCTGCTGCACGATCTGGAGCGCGCCGAGCGACTGGCCAAGCAACTGGAGTTTTTCGAGCTCAACGCCCAGGCGTTTGGCGATTTGACGACATTCCGCCACGCCATGGCCGAGCGCCATCCGGCCGCCATTGTGATGGACGTGGACTTCAGCGGCCCCGGCCGTGGCCTGGAACTGGCTGCCGAGGCCCAGATCGGCCTTGAGCAAAAACTGCCGCTGCTGTTTTTCAGCCTGCATGAAACCGACACCCCTACCCGCCTGGCCGCTGTGCGCGCCGGCGGGCAAGCGTTTTTGACCGGCACCCTCGAAGCATCCAGCCTGATGGAAAAGATCGAAGTGCTGACCTGCGTCGCTCAGTACGAACCTTACAAAGTGCTGATCATTGACGACTCTCGGGCCCAGGCGCTGCACACCGAGCGCCTGCTCAACAGCGCAGGGATTGTCACCCGCACGCTGATCGACCCGATTCAGGCCATGGCCGAGCTGGCGGACTTTCAGCCGGACCTGATCATCCTGGACATGTACATGCCCACCTGCACCGGGACCGAGCTGGCCAAGGTGATTCGCCACAACGACCGCTACGTCAGCGTGCCGATCATCTACCTGTCGGCCGAAGACGACATGGACAAGCAGCTCGATGCCATGAGCGAAGGCGGCGACGACTTCCTGACCAAACCCATCCAGCCGCGCCATCTGATCACCACCGTGCGCAACCGCGCCGCCCGCGCCCGCCATCTCAAGGCGCGGATGGTGCGTGACAGCCTGACCGGGCTGTACAACCACACCCACATCCTGCAACTGCTCGAAGACTGCACTTTTCGCGCCCGCCGCGAGAATCGTCCGCTGAGCTTTGCGATGCTCGATCTGGACCACTTCAAACACGTCAACGATGGCTACGGCCACCCTATGGGCGACCGGGTGATCAAAAGCCTTGCGCTGTTTCTCAAGCAGCGCCTGCGCAAAACTGACTTTATTGGCCGATACGGCGGCGAAGAGTTTGCCATTGTGATGCCGGACACCGATGAGCAGTCGGCCTATAAGGTGCTCAACCAGATCCGCCAACGCTTCGCCGAGATTCACTACCCCGCGCAGCCGGCAGACCTGTCGTGCTCATTCAGCGCCGGCGTGGTGCAACTGCAGAACGACGCGGACAGCCTGCAAATGGCCTCCCAGGCCGACGAAGCGCTGTACCGCGCCAAACACAATGGCCGCAATCAGGTGCAGCATTTTCATCAGTTAAGGCCAAATGCCACTATTTGTGCCGAACTGCAGGAATCCGTCACACCGCTGTAA
- a CDS encoding methyl-accepting chemotaxis protein: MRLKLLTNLNTLLLVAVCLALGATLWWSQQALERPFLLMERYLSLSQQFQNNVARNIEDYLASGDAVRLSDANSALDALKTELGPLPPALADALRPSLENLSTYSNTELLAAGKLAGDPQALLLQAERELGASLEQLGQYASDATSAEARAYLPLLLAASQHLAKLSLSRDKLVSSGRSELAGDVERELDGIERQARQIDSLPLLGVSSNSASGTDDFAAMMGLESTATTQAEDAGVGLKRELNSLLSRYPAELKRTQTQIEQHSQLSAATHLKLDAVQQAIAGLEPVVRAEHGQIQNEVRLIQGLMIGLILLIALLIDTLQRKLARVLTYLAPLLSTWAEGDFSRDIQLGKTNRELRDIESSLNRLRTYLVNLVGTLRLNAEQVAGSSQTLAELSTGLHGGAQRQAGDTAQIRDALGELEATISQVAGDASQAADASRSAGLAVAQGQRVIGQSLTGLHALVGEVQGNAQTIERLAEESATIGGVLTVIRSIADQTNLLALNAAIEAARAGEMGRGFAVVAEEVRSLAQRTAGATNEIQTLIAGLQLAARQSVEGIRAQVIHAQATAQQAQAADGALDEIVGAIATISNTAVRIADVTAQQTGAVSEIRDHSERIHVLGDENLQRIGIARDQSQQLLALGSELNTAVQAFRV; encoded by the coding sequence ATGCGCCTAAAGCTGCTAACCAACCTCAACACCCTGTTGCTGGTCGCCGTGTGCCTCGCCCTGGGCGCAACCTTGTGGTGGTCGCAACAAGCGCTGGAGCGCCCTTTCCTGTTGATGGAGCGCTACTTGAGCCTCTCGCAGCAGTTCCAGAATAACGTCGCGCGCAATATCGAGGACTACCTCGCCAGCGGCGATGCCGTGCGCCTGAGCGATGCCAACAGCGCCCTCGATGCCCTCAAGACCGAACTCGGGCCTTTGCCGCCGGCACTGGCCGATGCATTGCGCCCCAGCCTTGAGAACCTGAGCACCTACAGCAATACCGAACTGTTGGCGGCCGGCAAACTGGCCGGCGACCCACAGGCCCTGCTGTTGCAGGCCGAGCGCGAATTGGGCGCCAGCCTCGAACAGCTCGGCCAATACGCCAGCGACGCGACTTCAGCCGAGGCCAGGGCCTATCTGCCCTTGCTGCTGGCAGCCTCGCAACACTTGGCCAAGCTGTCCCTGAGCCGTGACAAGCTGGTCAGCAGCGGGCGCAGCGAACTGGCCGGTGATGTGGAGCGCGAGCTGGACGGCATTGAGCGCCAGGCCCGGCAAATCGACAGCCTGCCCTTGCTCGGTGTGAGCAGTAACAGCGCCTCGGGCACTGACGACTTTGCCGCGATGATGGGCCTTGAATCCACCGCAACAACCCAGGCCGAGGACGCCGGGGTAGGCCTCAAGCGCGAACTCAACAGCTTGTTGAGCCGCTACCCGGCGGAACTCAAGCGCACCCAGACCCAAATCGAGCAACACAGCCAGCTCAGTGCCGCCACCCACCTCAAACTCGACGCCGTCCAGCAGGCCATCGCTGGACTGGAGCCCGTGGTGCGCGCCGAGCATGGTCAGATCCAGAATGAAGTGCGGCTGATTCAAGGGCTGATGATTGGCCTGATCCTGTTGATCGCGCTGCTGATCGATACCCTGCAGCGCAAACTGGCGCGGGTGCTGACGTATCTGGCACCGCTGCTGTCGACCTGGGCCGAAGGCGACTTCAGCCGCGACATTCAACTGGGCAAGACCAACCGCGAGCTGCGTGACATCGAATCCTCCCTCAACCGCCTGCGCACCTACCTGGTGAACCTGGTGGGCACCCTGCGCCTGAATGCCGAGCAGGTGGCCGGCAGCAGCCAGACCCTGGCCGAACTGAGCACCGGCCTGCACGGCGGAGCACAACGCCAGGCCGGTGACACCGCGCAAATCCGCGACGCGCTGGGTGAGCTGGAGGCGACTATCTCTCAGGTCGCGGGCGATGCAAGTCAGGCCGCCGATGCCAGTCGCAGCGCCGGGCTGGCCGTGGCACAAGGGCAACGGGTGATCGGCCAAAGCCTGACCGGGCTGCACGCACTGGTGGGGGAAGTGCAAGGCAACGCGCAAACCATCGAACGCCTGGCCGAAGAATCAGCCACCATCGGCGGGGTACTCACCGTGATTCGCTCCATTGCCGACCAAACCAATCTGCTGGCGCTCAACGCGGCCATTGAAGCTGCCCGTGCAGGTGAAATGGGCCGCGGCTTTGCGGTGGTCGCCGAAGAGGTGCGCTCGTTGGCCCAACGGACGGCGGGCGCAACCAACGAGATCCAGACCCTGATTGCCGGGCTGCAACTGGCCGCGCGCCAATCGGTTGAAGGCATACGCGCACAAGTGATCCACGCCCAGGCCACTGCCCAGCAGGCCCAGGCGGCGGATGGCGCACTGGATGAAATTGTCGGGGCGATCGCAACCATCTCGAACACTGCCGTGCGCATTGCCGACGTCACCGCCCAACAAACCGGGGCCGTCAGCGAGATCCGCGATCACAGCGAGCGCATCCACGTACTGGGCGACGAAAACCTGCAACGTATCGGCATTGCCCGTGATCAAAGCCAGCAACTGCTGGCGCTGGGTTCAGAGCTCAACACCGCAGTGCAGGCGTTCAGGGTGTAA